In Streptomyces pluripotens, the genomic window CGATGACCATCGGCTACTCCACCTTCATCTCCGGCATGGTGACCGCCGCGGTCCTCAGCCTGTCCGAGGCCGTACAGGAACTGCGCGCAGCCCGTGAGGAGCTGGCCCGGCGTGCGGTCGAGAAGGAACGGCTGCGCTTCTCCCGAGATCTGCACGACCTGCTCGGCCACACCTTGTCGGTGATCGTGGTGAAGTCGGAGGCGGCGCGGAGGTTGGCCCGACGGGACATGAGTTCGGCGCTGGAACAGGTCGAGGACATCGAATCGGTGGGCCGGCAGGCGCTCACCGAGATCCGCGAGGCGGTCACCGGCTATCGCGAGGGCAGCCTGGCCACCGAACTGACCCGGGCCCGCTCGGCGCTGTCCGCGGCGAGCGTGGAGCCGGTGGTCCGCCAGTCCGGCACACCACTCGCGCCACAGACCGAGGCACTGCTCGGCTGGGTGGTTCGCGAGGCGGTCACCAACATCGTCCGGCACAGCGATGCGAGCCGCTGCGAGATCGTGATCGAGGGTGCTCCCGAACGGGTCCGGCTCACCGTCACCGACAACGGCACCAGCACCAGCAAGGCCGTCGACCGGACCGTGGGAAGCGTGGGCGGGACGGGGCTGAAGGGACTGACGGAGCGTCTCGCGGCGGCGGGCGGCTCCCTCACGGCCCGCCCGTCGCCGCGCGGCGGCTTCGGGGTGACCGCCGAGCTTCCGGTGGATTCCGAGGAGCTGACCGGGGTGGGGGCGATGGCACCCAGGACGGGCTGACCGCCCAGCCCGCACCCCCGGCCCGATGGGTGCCGCTGTCCCAGTCGTCCGAGCCGCCAACAGGTACCGCTCCCGCCGCACTCGATCATCTCTCGGGTGCCACGGCTCTCGCCGCAGTCGCCGGTCTCGCTCATGCCGCCCGTCGGCGCGGTCCGGGAGCCGACGGCAGGCGCGGCGCTTGGCTCCATCCGAAGCATGCACGCTCGCACCGGCGTGCCGGCCCCCCGCCGCTCCTCCCCGTACGCCCGTACGCCCGTGTGCCCGTCTGGCCGTCTGGCCGTCTGGCCGTCTGGCCGTCTGGCCGCTGGAGCTGCGTGATGGCCGTAGCCTGTGCCCATGGCCGAAGCTACGCCCGCAGAGCACCGACCGGTCCCCCGTGTGAGAGTCCTCCTCGCCGAGGACCAGGGCATGATGCGGAGCGCACTCGCCCTGCTGCTCGGCATGGAGGCGGACTTGGAGGTCGTGGCCCAACTGGCCACGGGAGACGCCATCGTGGACGCCGTGCTCTGCCATCGACCGGATGTGGCCCTGCTGGACATCGAGCTGCCGGGCACCAGTGGACTGGACGCGGCGGCCGAGCTGCGACGGCAGGCTCCCGATTGCCGGGTACTGATCCTCACCACGTTCGGCCGGCCCGGCTATCTGCGCCGGGCCCTGGAGGCCGGGGCGGCCGGGTTCCTGGTCAAGGACGGACCGGTGGAGGAGTTGGCCGCGGCGATCCGGCGTGTACTCGCCGGCGAGACGGTGGTCGATCCGGCGCTGGCCGCCGCCGCGCTCAGTGCCGGGCCGAATCCGCTGACGGCTCGTGAGTGCGAGGTGCTGAAGGCGTCGGTGGACGGCGCGACGGTGGCCGACGTCGCGGGTCGGCTCCATCTGTCCGAGTCCACCGTCCGCAACTACCTGTCCTCGGCGATCGGCAAGACCAGCACCCGGAACCGGACGGAGGCGGTGCGGGAGGCCCGGCAACAGGGCTGGCTGTGAGCCGCTGATCCGTCGCCCCGGCCGCCTGACGGTCGCCCCGGCACGGTGCGACCAGGCAACGGCCGCGGGTTCCCGGGGCTCGGGTCCAGCGGGCCGGCTCGGGGCCGAGCAGCCCCGTGCGGCCGTGTCACCGCCCCGTCCACCGTCCGTGTCGTCGCACTCCGCCGACCCGGTTGCGGAATGGAGGGCTCGCCCCCGTGCCGGGACGCGTTCATCCGCTCTGGACCGACCGGAGCAGCGTCACGACGGCCGCCCCGCCCAGCCCGATGTTGTGCGCGAGTCCCACCCGCGCGCCGGGGACCTGCCGTTCCCCCGCATCGCCGCGCAACTGCCACACCAGCTCCGCGATCTGCGCGAGGCCGGTCGCGCCCAGCGGGTGTCCCTTGGAGATCAGCCCGCCGGATGGGTTCACCACCCACCGGCCGCCATACGTCGTCGCACCCGACTCGGCCAGTTTCCCCGACTCCTCCGGCGCGCACATGCCGAGCGCCTCGTACGTCAGCAGTTCATTGACGGAGAAGCAGTCGTGCAGCTCGATCACGTCCACATCCTCGATGCCGAACCCGGCCCGCTCGTACGCCTGCCGTGCCGCCTCCCGGGACATGGGCCTGCCCACGGCGTCGATGCACGAGCCGGACGAGAACGATTCCTCGGTGTCCGTGGTCATGGCCTGACCAGCCAGCTCGACCAGGCCGGTCAGGGCGCGCGCCTCGGCGAAGCGCTCCGACACCACCACGGCCGCCGCCGCACCGTCCGAGGTCGGCGAGCACTGCAGCCTGGTGAGCGGCCGGTGCACCATGGGTGCGGCGAGGACGCCGGCCACGTCGTACACGTCCCGGAACTGAGCGTACGGGTTGTGCGCGGAGTGCCGGTGGTTCTTGGCTGCGACCGCGGCGAGCTGTGCCTCGGTGGTGCCGTAGCGCTCGATGTGCTCGCGGGCTGCGGCGGCGAAGATCTGCGCGGTCGGCGGGGTGTTCCCGAAACCGTGCCGGGCGGCCATGACGCCGTAGTGCCGGGCCACCGGCGACGTCGAGAAGTCCCCGCCACCGGCTCCCCCGCCCAGCGCGCCCCGCTTCATCTTCTCGAAGCCGAGCGCCAGCACGCAGTCGCAGACTCCGCCCGCGACGAGTTGCCCGGCGAGCATGAGGGCGGTCGCACCGGTGGCGCAGTTGTTGTTGACGTTGTAGACGGGGATGCCGGTCAGACCGAGTTCGTAGACGGCGCGCTGACCGGCTGTCGAGGGCTGGAAGCAGTAGCCGACAGGAACCTGTTCCACATCGGTGTAGGTGATCCCGGCGTCCGTCAGCGCCGCGCCACCGGCTTCCCGAACCATGTCCCAATACTGCCATTCACGGGTTTCGGGCTTCTCGAACCTGGTCATCCCGACCCCGGCGACATAGGCCTTCATGGCGCGCCAGAATAGAACGTGTTTCACCAAGTCGCCATCCCCTGACAGAGGATCAGAGTCCCATGAAGCGGTCAAGAACTCATGAGGACCCCGACGTCATGGAGTAGTTGCTTGCGCATTCGGGGTTGACCTGCGGGGATAACCCGACCAGGTCCTGGACTCCGACGGCACCGCGGTCGCCCGGGCCACGGTCACGCTGATCGACCGCCGGGGCCGCCGGGCCGGCGCCGCCGTCTCCCCGGAGGGCGCCCCCCACGTCCTCGCCGTCCCCGCCCGGGGCACGTACGTCGTGGCCGCGAAGACCACCGGGCACGGCCCGCTCGCCCCGTCGGCGCCCCATTCCGGCGAGGGCCGGACGGTCGCCCTGGACCTCTGCCTGCCGGACGAGACGGTTGCCTGCCGGACGAGACGGTCGGCGTCTGATCCCCGACTGAGAGGCACACCACGCGCACCCACGTCGCTTCGGCGGCAGGGGTGCGCGAGCATGGGGCGCCGAGAGAACCGTACGACCGACCGGAAGGACCCCCCATGCCCACCGCACCCTCCCCCAAGCTCTCGGTCCCGTTCGAGCAGGGGGGACCCTCGACCCAGATCTTGGCCGCGTTCGAGGCGGCGAAGGGGTTCATGCCCGTGGACGAGGGACTGGCGCTGTACGCGGCGGCGGTGGAAGCCGGACGACTGGGGCTGCCCCTGCTGGAGGTCGGAACCTACTGCGGCCGGTCCACCGTGCTGTTGGCCGCTGCGGCCCGTGCGGCCGGGGTCACGGTGTTGACCGTCGACCATCACCGGGGCAGCGAGGAGCAGCAGCCCGGCTGGGAGTACCACGACCCGGAGACGGTCGACCCCGAGACCGGTCTGATGGACACGCTTCCGACCTTCCGCCGTACGCTGTTCCGGGCGGGACTGGAGGAGCACGTGGTCGCGCTCGTCGGACGCTCCCCGCAGATCGCGGCGGTCTGGAACTCGCCGCTCGGCTTCGTCTTCATCGACGGCGGCCACACCGACGCACACGCGACCGCCGACTACGAGGGCTGGGCGCCGCACGTGGCCGAGGGCGGGCTGCTGGTCATCCACGACGTCTTCCCGCACCCCGAGGACGAGTTCACCGGCCAGGCGCCGTACCGGGTGTATCTGCGGGCACTGGAGTCGGGGGCGTTCACCGAGGTCTCGGTGACGGGCTCGTTGCGGGCACTGCGGCGCACCGGGACAGGCATCTGAGCCCCTGCACCCCGGGGCCGTGGGCCCGTAAGGTGGCAGCGTGTCCTACACAGGCCCGGACTTCGATCCCCCGCAGCGTCCCCCGAGTTCTCGGCTTCGCTCGAACAAGGGGTACCCCCGTCGCCCCCGGCGCGGCCCGCTGACCGTAGCACTGGCCGCGCTGGTACCAGGTGCGCTGCTCGGCTGGGTGGTGTACGAGGCGGTGGGCGATGGAGGTTCGGGCGGCTCGGGCCGTACCGCCTCCCCGGCCTCTCCCGCCTCCGCCTCGGCCTCGGCCTCACGCACGGCGGCGGCTCCGTCCTCCCCGTTGGCTCCGTCGGCCCCGTCGCCCCGGCCCACCTCACCCGGTGACGGGGGCAAGCGGCGGACCACGCCGCCGACTGCGGGCACCGGCTCCGGCCCTCTCCGGGGCAAGGTCGTCGTCATCGACCCCGGCCACAACCCGGGCAACTTCCACCACACGGCCGAGATCAACCGCAAGGTGAACATCGGGACGAACTGGAAGGAGTGCGACACCACCGGGACGTCCACCAACGGCGGTTACACAGAGGCCCGTTTCACCCTCGACGTGGCACACCGGCTGCGCACACTGCTGGAAGAGCAGGGGGCCACCGTGAAGTTCACCCACGACGGGAACAGCCCGGCCTGGGGTCCGTGCGTGGACGAACGCGCCCGGATCGGCGACGACGCACACGCCGACGCCGCCGTCTCCATCCACGCCGACGGTTCGGTGGAGGGCAACCGCGGCTTCCACGTCATCCTTCCGGGAGCGGTGCACTCCGGCGCCGCGGACACCCGCCCGATCGTCGATCCCTCCCGTGACCTCGGCGCGCGCATCGCGGGGAACTTCCTGCGCGACACCGGCGAGCCACCGTCCAACTACCTCGGCAAAGGTACCGGTCTCGTCACGCGTACGGACCTGGGTGGTCTCAATCTGTCAACGGTCCCCAAAGTGTTCATCGAGTGCGGCAACATGCGCGATAGCAAGGACGCGACATTGCTCACCAGCGGCGCCTGGCGGCAGAAGGCGGCGCAGGGGATCGCCGACGGAATCGTGGGTTTCCTGCGCGCGTCGTGACCGGCGCACGGAACCGACCGGACATCCGGTTCTGGTGAACGATAGTGTCTACCGACTAAGACGACCTACAAAGGACCTGAAGTGAATATCCGCTCCCTCACTAGAGGCGACGGCGTGGTGATCGGAGCAGCGGTGGTGCTGTTCATCGCGTCATTCCTCGACTTTTACAGCTTCTCCGGCTACAACAGCACCTTCAGCCGGAACGCGTGGGACAACCTGGGGACGGGCCTGGGTACCTACATGGGCGCGGTGATCGGAGCCGTTCTCATCGTCGTCAACCGCTGTCTGCCGCAGCCGCGCAAGGTGGCCGGGCTCGACCTCGGCGCGGTCGGCACCGCGTTCACCGTCCTGGCGGCCTGGACGCTGCTGTGGACCCTGCTCGACCTGAACGGCGTGGACGCCGGCGCCGGCCTCGTCCTCGGCTTCATCGCAGCCCTCGTCCTCGCCGCCGCCGCCGTCGCCACTCCCCTGGTCCCGGCCCTCCAAGCCGCGCTGCTCTCGGCCCCCAAGCCGGCCGTTGCGCACCCCTACGGCGCCCAGCCGCCCGGTGGTTACGGCTACCCGGGTGCCCAGCCGCAGCAGCCGTACGGCGCCCAGCCGCAGCCGGGTCAGCCCCTTGGGCAGCAACCGGCTCCCCAGGGCCCTGCGGCAGCGCAGGGTGTCACCCCCGCCCACGGCGCTCCGGCCCCGCAGCCGGCCGCCGCGGAATTCTCGCCCTTCTGGTTCGCCGTGCCGGTGGCCCGTCCGTTGTTCCCAGAGGACGGTTCGGCGACCCCGATTGCCGAACTGGCACCGGGCACCTGGTACCTGGCCGTCGAGCAGCGCGGCACCGCGCTGCTCGCACAGACCCAGGACGGGCGCCGGGGCGTGCTCCAGGACACCTCCGGCATCCAGCGCGGCTGAGCCCGGCGCACCGCCGCTTTCCGGCCCCCCGCCCTTCCGGGCGGGGGGCCGCTGTCGTACAGTCGCCTCCCGTCAGCGAACTGACGTACTGTCAGGAGGCTCCGGCATGCGACTTGGTCTGGCACTCGGGTACTGGGGGCGCGGTCCGGACCCCGGTCATGTGCCGCTCGCCAGGGAGGCGGAACGGCTCGGGTACCACTCGGTGTGGACGGCGGAGTCCTGGGGCTCGGACGCCTTCACTCCGCTGACCTGGATAGCCGCACAGACGTCAAGGATCAGGCTGGGTACGGCCGTCGCCCAGATGGCCGCCCGCTCACCGGCCGCCACCGCGATGCACGCGCTCACCCTGGACCACCTGTCCGGCGGACGGGTGCTGCTCGGGCTCGGCCTTTCCGGGCCACAGGTGGTCGAGGGCTGGTACGGCCGCCCGTTCCCGAAGTCACCGCTGACCGCGACGCGGGAGTACGTGGACGTCGTACGACAGGTGCTGCGCAGACAGGCGCCGGTGGAAGTGGACGGCCGCTTCCACCCCCTTCCCTACCGGGGGCCGGACGGCACCGGTCTCGGCAGGCCACTCAAACCGATTACCCACCCCCTCCGCCCCGGTCTGCCCGTGCTGCTCGGCGCCGAAGGGCCGCGGAACGTGGCGCAGACGGCCCGGATCGCCGACGGCTGGCTGCCGCTCTACTGGGCACCGAGCCGGCCCGAGGCATACGGGGAGGTGGTTCGGAAACTGCCCGAAGGGTTCCTGGTGGCCCCCATGGCCCGGGTCAAGGTGTG contains:
- a CDS encoding class I SAM-dependent methyltransferase, which codes for MPTAPSPKLSVPFEQGGPSTQILAAFEAAKGFMPVDEGLALYAAAVEAGRLGLPLLEVGTYCGRSTVLLAAAARAAGVTVLTVDHHRGSEEQQPGWEYHDPETVDPETGLMDTLPTFRRTLFRAGLEEHVVALVGRSPQIAAVWNSPLGFVFIDGGHTDAHATADYEGWAPHVAEGGLLVIHDVFPHPEDEFTGQAPYRVYLRALESGAFTEVSVTGSLRALRRTGTGI
- a CDS encoding thiolase C-terminal domain-containing protein, whose product is MKAYVAGVGMTRFEKPETREWQYWDMVREAGGAALTDAGITYTDVEQVPVGYCFQPSTAGQRAVYELGLTGIPVYNVNNNCATGATALMLAGQLVAGGVCDCVLALGFEKMKRGALGGGAGGGDFSTSPVARHYGVMAARHGFGNTPPTAQIFAAAAREHIERYGTTEAQLAAVAAKNHRHSAHNPYAQFRDVYDVAGVLAAPMVHRPLTRLQCSPTSDGAAAAVVVSERFAEARALTGLVELAGQAMTTDTEESFSSGSCIDAVGRPMSREAARQAYERAGFGIEDVDVIELHDCFSVNELLTYEALGMCAPEESGKLAESGATTYGGRWVVNPSGGLISKGHPLGATGLAQIAELVWQLRGDAGERQVPGARVGLAHNIGLGGAAVVTLLRSVQSG
- a CDS encoding sensor histidine kinase, translating into MTGWRRVRRQARAWQVARTRWKADRDHLKDARARNGTAVDDRLGPPPSGFTLLPWLLMGMGSFTGLLQGRTPHPWLGGLGLLAFGSLYIYVTFRSFDRERRNAASTRVALGLMGLLTTALALGYGGNWLAFFPLVGLAAGAMLRGPRLGRTGLLLAVYAGGIAGLRGGWGDAMTIGYSTFISGMVTAAVLSLSEAVQELRAAREELARRAVEKERLRFSRDLHDLLGHTLSVIVVKSEAARRLARRDMSSALEQVEDIESVGRQALTEIREAVTGYREGSLATELTRARSALSAASVEPVVRQSGTPLAPQTEALLGWVVREAVTNIVRHSDASRCEIVIEGAPERVRLTVTDNGTSTSKAVDRTVGSVGGTGLKGLTERLAAAGGSLTARPSPRGGFGVTAELPVDSEELTGVGAMAPRTG
- a CDS encoding N-acetylmuramoyl-L-alanine amidase: MSYTGPDFDPPQRPPSSRLRSNKGYPRRPRRGPLTVALAALVPGALLGWVVYEAVGDGGSGGSGRTASPASPASASASASRTAAAPSSPLAPSAPSPRPTSPGDGGKRRTTPPTAGTGSGPLRGKVVVIDPGHNPGNFHHTAEINRKVNIGTNWKECDTTGTSTNGGYTEARFTLDVAHRLRTLLEEQGATVKFTHDGNSPAWGPCVDERARIGDDAHADAAVSIHADGSVEGNRGFHVILPGAVHSGAADTRPIVDPSRDLGARIAGNFLRDTGEPPSNYLGKGTGLVTRTDLGGLNLSTVPKVFIECGNMRDSKDATLLTSGAWRQKAAQGIADGIVGFLRAS
- a CDS encoding LLM class F420-dependent oxidoreductase; translated protein: MRLGLALGYWGRGPDPGHVPLAREAERLGYHSVWTAESWGSDAFTPLTWIAAQTSRIRLGTAVAQMAARSPAATAMHALTLDHLSGGRVLLGLGLSGPQVVEGWYGRPFPKSPLTATREYVDVVRQVLRRQAPVEVDGRFHPLPYRGPDGTGLGRPLKPITHPLRPGLPVLLGAEGPRNVAQTARIADGWLPLYWAPSRPEAYGEVVRKLPEGFLVAPMARVKVCDDVTEGLLPVKAMLGFYIGGMGHAAHNFHADLMARMGYEEEARRIQELFLAGRRAEAVLAVPDAFADEISLVGPRERIAERLELWRAGPVTDLLALAPDPHSLRVLAELNS
- a CDS encoding response regulator transcription factor → MAEATPAEHRPVPRVRVLLAEDQGMMRSALALLLGMEADLEVVAQLATGDAIVDAVLCHRPDVALLDIELPGTSGLDAAAELRRQAPDCRVLILTTFGRPGYLRRALEAGAAGFLVKDGPVEELAAAIRRVLAGETVVDPALAAAALSAGPNPLTARECEVLKASVDGATVADVAGRLHLSESTVRNYLSSAIGKTSTRNRTEAVREARQQGWL
- a CDS encoding DUF5336 domain-containing protein, which translates into the protein MNIRSLTRGDGVVIGAAVVLFIASFLDFYSFSGYNSTFSRNAWDNLGTGLGTYMGAVIGAVLIVVNRCLPQPRKVAGLDLGAVGTAFTVLAAWTLLWTLLDLNGVDAGAGLVLGFIAALVLAAAAVATPLVPALQAALLSAPKPAVAHPYGAQPPGGYGYPGAQPQQPYGAQPQPGQPLGQQPAPQGPAAAQGVTPAHGAPAPQPAAAEFSPFWFAVPVARPLFPEDGSATPIAELAPGTWYLAVEQRGTALLAQTQDGRRGVLQDTSGIQRG